CTTTGCCGGGCTTCGCGACTATATCGGCTATACGACCCGCCAGGCGCAGTCGGCGATTTTCCGTGACTTTACAAAGATTACGGAGGAAGTGGGCCTGACGCCCGGCGAATTCAGCCTGTTGACCCTGATCGGCGCCAATCCCGGAATCAACCAGATCACTCTGGCGGCATTACACAATCTGGATAAATCGACTCTTTCCTTGGCCATCCGCGACTTGAAGCGTCAGGACCTGATCGAAAGCCGTCGCCAAACCGAGGACGGACGCTATTTCGCCCTGCACCTAACCCGTCAAGGAGAGCAGAGGCTGCGCCGCACGACCCAATTGGTTGAAGAGCAGGAGCGGCGCATGGACAAGGTGTTGGCGCCGGGCGAAAGACAGTTGTTGATCGGCCTGATGCGGCGGAT
This window of the Alphaproteobacteria bacterium genome carries:
- a CDS encoding MarR family transcriptional regulator, coding for MKAKKPLTETLNGVNFAGLRDYIGYTTRQAQSAIFRDFTKITEEVGLTPGEFSLLTLIGANPGINQITLAALHNLDKSTLSLAIRDLKRQDLIESRRQTEDGRYFALHLTRQGEQRLRRTTQLVEEQERRMDKVLAPGERQLLIGLMRRISKAFD